The Castor canadensis chromosome 12, mCasCan1.hap1v2, whole genome shotgun sequence genome contains the following window.
GAGCTTTACTGATCTTTCTGGCTATATTAAAAAGCATGCCATAGCTGGGGAtgggtacagctcagtgatagagcacttgcctaacccATATGAGGTTctcagtttgatccccaacacccacaaaaaaattatGCCATAAAATAGGTACTTTAAAAAGACACCTCACGTCAGAGGGTGGATGTTTCAAGGAGTAGTCTATAACTATTAGCTCACtttgatagaaaaataaatctgcaaacaaaaaatattttctttataaaatcctgCTAATAAGCAACATAATAGCAAACTTATCAAGCAGAACAAATTTACAAATTCCATTATAGTCCTATATACTTTTCCCCTAAcgtaatttatatataaaacgtTTACAAGATGAACAAGGATAAACCAAACTGgagtacatatgtatgcatatatggaaatatcacaacaaaatcccctgtacaattattatactAATAaagatggtttaaaaaaaagataaacaaaacatgGCCAATACTTCCAAAACTGAATATGGGAAAAGAGAAATGTCTATATCCATGAGGTATACTCACGTCACATTTCTATAAAACTGCTCACTGACAAGATCATTCAGTAGAAGAGCCACTGAGCTTTTATATGAACAAGCTTACTAAAAGTATGCTATCAAGAAAGAAAGTGACCTCTCtgtgcttctttttcttcccttatctTACACAAGGTTTGGAATCATTATTCAAATCTTTCTGAGTTAACAGTACTTTGAAAGCCAGaatttttgataatttattgtataaaattataatttaactgAATTATAAACTGAATGATTCCTAAAGTATCTTTTCCTCCAATGATCTATTTAAGGGAAAAAAGTGTCTATACAGTACTTTGTCCATTTTTGAAGCATTTCCTACCTTTCAAGTCAATTATAAAAgccttatttagaaataataccAATCCATTTCTAATAGTTaagtagaaaacattttaaatctgcAGGGTATCTTAAAAAGCCATCAGCTCGACATACCCTCCTAATTCCAGGAAGGTAAACCATAATTCAATCTTCAATTTTTCTCTTAACATATTCTACGTGGCTAAAATGAATTTCTATCCTGAAACTATgaacaagaagaaaattttacttaaaatagtaAGAGACATGATCTCATTATTTAGCATTAGATTAATAGTCTATAATTCTATTCTTAAAAATACCTCTAACTGCAACCTCTTCAACCTGTCGATTCCCAAAGAGATTAATAAAAGATGTAATTAACACCTAAACTCAGAGCAGACTGTCATTTGGAACAAACTACATTAACAATATCTGTACCATAATCAAATAGATCATCCCATCACTCTTTATGGTTCTGACTAAGGTTAATGAGCACAATTTGTCATAAACTTTCCAGTAACACTGAAACactaaattgaaataaaaaggtATTTTTCAGGAACACTTAATAAAAATAGGATAAAGGCTGGAGGTTTTGAAACCTAGCACCTACCACAGATTCTGGCAATACAAATGTCAGTAAATATATTTgtagaatgaataaacaaacagcaaacaGAGAAGTAACCCAATGCACTAATACCATTCAGTTCCTTGTTATGTTCTAagtatttcaaattatatttaataaaatggaaTACACTCAAAACTATTTTCTACTTCTACAAAGAAACACTAAAAGAATTACTTTAAAATCTCCAATTTAATAGAATTTGGAATGGGACTTTCACAAACCAAAACTTTGGCTAatgattttctttaattatatatttttcatttaagtttttttctttgtgaagtttaaaaatatacagaaatgcaagttacattttctttgtaatgaatacaacaaaaatatcttttaaaaaacactcaTTTCTctcattaatttacttttttaaatagctgaaatttgagagaatgaaagaagaaaaaggagtgaAGCATTTATAAATATTCAGAAATGTTCTTCTACTTCAAAAATTGCCTGCTTTCAGAGCCAGAAAAGACTGTCTGTATCTGTCAGTGACTTCCTCTTCATGTACCACAGAAACATTTCAACATGCTTTAACAAAATCCATTACATTTTAAGACCATTTCCAATATCTGCTACCATAAATCAAGAGATCCATTTATTCAAGGTTACTTATGGAGAATTAATCACACAGAAAATTTTAACAActcctttttcaaaaattaaagtaCTTTACTATCCTTGCATTCCTATATGTAACGACGTGGATTCAAAGACTGAAAGCATTAAGGTGTATAATTAAAATCCATGGGCTTAGACATAAAAAAGGTTTGCATGTAGATTCTTCATAACAAATACTCCAAAACAAATCAGAAGCTAATTACAATGTAATCTCCTTTGGACTTCTCTGTTTAAATGGTATTATGTAGCAAAGAAAGTTTTTCCAAAATACTTGTCAGTCTTTATACAGCCTTGAAAATATGTAATCAAAAAAGCCTAAAAAAGTGACAACAAAAGAACTGAGAAACAAAACCTTATCAATTTCTCTATTCAATGTGACTTCTAAAACCTATCTTCCTAATTTCGAAGGCATActtactcaaaaaagaaaaacagacaggtCAGTTACAGAACATCTGCAATCTTTATTAAGAGGATATCAGGCCAAATTCAGCCATCAACATACAACCTTATTTCCCATCTAAAGTTaatgagaatatattttattttaaatgagacATATAGGCAACATGCCAGGAATTAAAGTACaaccttaaaattttaatttcacacTTTGAACACCAAGAAAGCAGTAATtcctaaaaatatgaaaacatgatGAATGAACTACACAGGAAAAAAGTGGACATTTAAGTCATCTCATTACATAGTGAAAACAGATGTACTATAACTTCAGCCTACAGACAGCATATTTCTTAAAGTCACTTAAAACACTACAAATGTTTACAAACAACATTTAACTTAAATTTCACAGTTGCTTATAAATTGGTACTCCCAAGATTGACCTATATAAGGAAGTAaatgtctcatcaaaggagatgaTAAACTATAAATATATCACAATGTTTAAAACTTCATGGTGCTctatagaaaaatcaataaagacaacTTAAtctttctcagggaaaaaatacttaacattataaatttaatttaaaatatatatatatgtgaattcaAACAGGAATACATTTAAATCTTACATTGCCACATAATCTATTTTGTGAAAACAATAAATGATGCACTTTTGAATATGGATGCATCAAATCCAAAaggttaatttttactttttcctttattagCAACTTTCGATGCCTTTTTAGGTTTTGGTTCCCAGAGGGCATTTTTTACAAATCTTGAAGCTGCACCTCTGTCCAGCTTGGCAGCCTTTTTCTTGTCTGTTATTTCTTTGACTCTGTTCATGTATACTCTGATTCTTTCCTTAGAgataaaaagcagaagaaaggaaatggatTTACTGAGCTGTTCACCACCACTGAGTTTTATTATACTATACCTCAGTTAAACTCAACAGATATGTATTTATTGCCCATTAAGTGCCTGGTGCGAGTAAATGCAAGTGAACAGGATAAACATGCTCCACACATTCCTGGAGTTCACAGGCTAAGGGACTGACAAACATTAAAAAGTCATTTGTTTCCAAAGAGAAAGAATTATACGAGGACATCACTACAGAGATAAATACTCAATTATTTATATGTtgttacactttttaaaatttgcattaacCTAAATCCACATATTAACTATTACTGAATCTAAACTGTATAAAGTCTAAAATCTGAATTCTCATAGATTTGCAACCTATAAATTAAATTCTGTTACTTTTCTAAACAGAAAATAGATGAGACAGTATTTAGCTATCTATTTTTTGTTACCATCTAGTGTCACAATTAAAATAGGCAGaatgaaaatgatatattttatttaatttcataattttgaCTGATAAATGCAtgaaattttctaataaaatatataGTTCTAATCAGATTTTACAAGGTGAGAAACATAGTATGTTGCTAGACCACTCTGAATCTTCTGAGAACATTAATCAGCATAAATGGCTATCCTATTCttcaaatggagaaataaagttGGTAAGAAGTATAAAATGATTGATCACTGCTTAAAAGCAAGTTtgattaaaataatcaaaacagttGCATAAGCATACACAGAAAAATGCAGACCCTtagaattttttcattaaaaaaagctGGTAACTCTGCCTAAAATCCTCTACTGGATCTCCATTTCTGAGTACTGTAAAACCCACAGTCCTTACAATAGTAGATAGCAGAACAGGACACAAACATCCCACTCCTGCTTTGGGGCCTTTGCCCTGCTTATTCCTCTTTCTAGAAAGATCTTCCCTCTAATATCTGCCCACCTAATCTCTCTCTTCTCCTAGTCTGCTCAACTGTTAACCTTGTCAATGAGGTCCTGACTTCACCATTTAAAACTGCAATCGACCCAAGTACTCGAATCTCCCTTatcctactttttttctttttttcccataacATAACTTTTTAGCAcactatatattcatatacatatatatatatttattcaatactgcttattttatgtttattgtttctctccctccattccaCCTAATGTGGCTCTGCCATATTCCTCATCTTTGTTCACTGAGGAATCATCACACTTAGAAATGCCTATCTCCCAGTAGGCATTCAAATATCATTGAATAAAGTAACTATTTTCAATGTCTGTCCCCATCTGTGATATATGTAGCAAAAAAGGCCTCCTATCATCACTAATTCTGGGATCAATTAGTAATGTCTGTCACAAAGTCAGAAAAAGGGAACAGGCTTCAGAATGCTTTTTATTTGCCAACCCTTGTCCAGAATATTAATGTACTACTCCAAAAAAATGAGTTCTGAGGAAGAAAACAATGATCTTATCTTTTTACAAAAACAGTATTAAGCATGCTAAATAACTGTGtgttgaagaaaaagaagggaattttATAAGTTTAAGGCCCACATTAGAAAGCTAAAAACAGATGATACAATCTATCCTTCCTAAGGTTTAAAGACAGCATCACTGGTCAAGCCAAAATTTGCATATTGCATTGTTTTATGCTTTGGCTTTACATGTTTCTCACAACTGCTGTAttagtaaataaatttatttttctcttgagaaCTCTGTAAGAAGAAAATATCTTAgtccacacatttaaaaaaatgaagaccaCAGGTATGATttactcaattttttaaaaaatgaccagtGCTTTACTAAGTTGTAAATAGCATATATATCAACTACTATAAGACTTGAGAAGAATACAATGTCAAGTGTAttttttgtatatacatatatatgtgtatgtatatagttTGTATTTTATAAACACAAAGAATTTATTAATATGCTTATTCATAAAGTCAAGAAGGTAACCATAAGtttgatttgtaatttttctcttcaaaCTGGATGATTTGATTTAATATTTGAAGTCAGCAAAAACTCCAAGATATCAGACCTTATATACTATACTTATACATCTAAATGGAATACAAAGACAAATCTGGAAGATTTATTACAGGTTGTAAATATGTCACTAATGCAGAATTACTGGACAGTACACATACTGCTGGTGCCAAAAAAGCTTTTAGCTTTGTTGCTGAACTGGATTCTTTACTGCTGAGAAAATGAATTAATGGAGGAATTGAAAAGGTGGGGGAGAAACTTTCCCGTCTTTGCTAGTAAATCAACTagaatacacttttaaaaattgtgcaacaatttaaaaaagaaaaaaatagccttAGAGATGAACAGGATCCtaagaatttagaagaaaaataatatggaaGTTATAAATAATTACTAGAATCGTAACATTTTCCCATCCTAAGATTTATAGAATATAGGGAACACCAATTCTCTGAgaaaagtaagagagaaaaaccaaagacATGATCAGATTTGGATCACTTATTATAGTATCAACTCTAATTTTGTTCTCCATAACTAATGTGATGATGGGAGTGTGACTGAATCTTTAACAACACTATAACAAAcagacatataaataaaaataagttaactgAAGTCTTACCAATTCTTGCTTTACTGGATGTTCCTTAGGATTAACTCCTTGAGTTGCCAAATAAACTACAAGAGAAAGATTTCATGGGATAAACTGGTGTACCTACTAATAAGAGTACTCCAATTTAAAAAACACTGCTTACTCCCAGTACAGTCCTCAAAACATAAAGTCAGAGCAAAACATATGAACAAAAACCCTAgttacttataaaaaaaaaaaatgtggttgcATGTATGGttaatcaaattttaaattattcaaccTCTATATAATATCAAATTTATGTGTGGTTCATGGGCATCCAGTATTCtgacataaaagaaataaacaattaaaactgccataaaatataattatataaaaactgctagcatttaaaaaacatatcGCCCTTGacacaataaataattttaattctaattAACCCCAAAGTAATATACATACCCCAAAACATTGAATTTAAGGTGTATGCAGAAACTAAATCCACTTTTGCTTGTTCAAGTGGGTccaactaataaaaaaaaagacaaaagaaatacacacacaaactttGAAGACCATCAGGTAACAGTTAAACTTTCACCAAGTATGATGTatcaaagaaatgtttttttcaCTTCCTATAATCCAGTAACTAAATGATCTGGAAATAATTTGAACAAAGAAGAAGTtttcttaaccaatgattttggtAACAAATTTTCACCTCAGGGTATCATCTTTAGTTAAACAAAGAATGTATAAAACCTAAGAAAAAttcttctgaattattttaattttaggagTTACGATCTGGGCTTTTAtgtcaaaagcaatttttcaataTAAACATTGTACATGATGCATTTATGTAGAAGAAGCAGGCTAAAATGCTTAGGCAATactgaagacagaagaaacataATGAGATTTGTTTTAGACTGTCAAAgtcaattttctgtttttgtcctATAGTTTCCAGAAACCCTGATAACATCATTGTAATACTTAAAAGGTCAAAGATAGAGTCTGTCAAAAAGAATGTTGCCAGTGCTCCTTGCTTTTCAAAACcaagtcaaaataaaatacaggtAGGAAATGTTGCCTAAGGctgaaattttagatttttttctccctaaataaaaccaaatgcacataaaattgaaataaagagagaaagaagcataTATCACTAACCCATTGTTTTTTCTATGTTTCATTAAACAACACTAAGTCTTATGAAATTCATCTTGAGaaattaaattcttaaaataccTTCTGTAACAACTCATTTCTAGAAACAGACATCATGGTCTTCAGCATCTCATCCACAGCACCAATGGAGTTCTCAAATGTAGATAAATACTCATGAATTTCTACTGGATAATCTTCATTAATGTCTTCATTTGCCATTATAGccaactgccaaaataaatacatttttagaatTCATATTGTAGTTTGTTCTCTAgtttacaacaacaaaaaataaaaatttgggctaggcatggtagctcacatctgtaatcccagttacctaagaggtggagatcaggaggatcacgttcAAGGTGAACCTGAGCAAAATATTAGTGAAACCACCTCTCAAGAAATAaactggtgtggtggttcacatctgtaatctcaggtatgtaggaggcataggtaggaagatcacagacaTAGGTGTGCCTGGGGAAACAAAGGAGACCCTATCCgaaaagtaattaaagcaaaaaagggctggaggtgtggatcaagtggtatcatgaggccctaagtttaacccccaataccgccaaaaaaagaaaaaaagattcatttACTTCGAAAGCACTAAAAGAGTTACAATGTGAAGATAAGTAAACAAATCTCAGAATAAATTCTACAACAACTACATTCCAACTTCAACTGCTGAGAGGAAAAGAGAACCCACTCAAGTACATTCATGCTACACATAACAAACTCTCAATGCTTTTAAGACACTAAAAACATGATTACAAACATGAGATATCAATAATCAAatcctacatttaaaaaactttctgTTGAAGTTAAAGaccaagaaaaacaatgaaaatttgaTAAATACATCCCACAATGCCCACTGAAATAAGCCAAGTGCTTTCCTTTGAAAAGCTTATAGATTAGCCTTTTAAGTTTAGGTGTTGGTCTAACAGCACGTTATATtaacctaaaaaattaaaaatcgtTAAGTCTGAAAAATCTTGATCATTCataactaaaattattttcaagcccatatatatttatattccttaaatttctttaaaatattaataagaaattCAGAGAGTCCATAAATCACATGCAGTCTAcaagcagaaaaaaaggaaacctggGAAAAATAAACTATATGGTTTTCATTTAGGGTAGAGCATATCCTGACAGcccattcttttaaaattcaccTTTATATCATAATAATTAATTCTTATTTGAGAAAATGCAGTATCCACACAATACATTAAGTAAAATATCTAAGACCAAACTTTAGAAGCAATTGAAGTCATGTGTAACAtctttaaattaagaaaatgtttttctttattagcaGAAATACCTCCTCACTAAACAGCCAAGCAGACCAACAAGAATGTGTTAGTACTAAACAGCATGGCACAATGGAAAGAGACTTAGGTTTTCCATCTTATGATCAGAATCTCGCTGTCCCTCAAAATCCTCTTCCATAAAATAAGGCAGTTAGTCTAATGATCTGTAAAGTTCCTGATAGTTATAATGCTATGCTAGGTCTTCCAGGTTTAAAAAGTACTACTTGAATATATATAGTCACAATATATCAACATTTCTTCTCAATAAGTACATCCTGTTGAGACATctaataccatttaaaaaaaaaaagtaaaagtccaTCTGACTACTATTCAAACAGTACTTAAACAAAAGActacaataaaagaaaaccacTCAGGAAAGAATTGTGATTTCCTATTCAAAAAGTTAACTGGATATGCATTTACTTCTTATCTCTCACCAAATCCCtccaaaatgacagaaaaaaaattaaaattaaaatgttagaaaaacaagacacaatCAGACCTTAACATTAGAAAATTCTGTAAGAAGAGCAGGACAGACTACACTGATAGGAAACAGAGCCAAAGACGCTTATTAACAAAAAGAGAACAAGAATCTAGAAATAATCCCAAAATCAAGGACTGTAAGGGCTGAAAGCACCTAAACCAACTACCAATGATgtcccaggaggaaaaaaaaacagttaacaaAACTAAAAGTGTGTAGACTATTAACAATAGGAACAAAAATTAGAAAGCATTCAAAGACCTACCCACCATAAAGGTTCCAGGCCTAAAAGACTGTACAGGTAATTTCTTCTAGACCTTTAATAAACAATTAATTACAGCTGGGCATgaggcacacacctataatctcaactactcaggaggcagaagtaggaggctcacaagtttgaggtcagctggggcaaagttagcaagactctatctgaaaaaaatatataaataaaaacaaaagaactgggaggtatagttcaagaggtagagcatttgcacagggccctgggtttaatccccaatcccacaaaaagggagagagggaaggagggaggaaaggagggaaaaaagaaaaggaactaatTCCTATGGtattttaactatttaaaaagcagaaataaggCAGAAAACTTAGATACCTAATTCCTAACATACACAAAAGTAAACTCCAAATGAGTTAAAATGTTAATGTAGAAacatattaaattatataaaatatttacatcatCTAAATGAAACCcaatgctataaaaaaaaaaaacagctaggGCTGAAGCCATGGCTCAAATAATGTCTAGCAATcacaaggtcctgtgttcaactgccacaaaaaaaaaaaaaaaaaaaaacatggaagtaGCTGACAAACTACATAAaaactggaagaagaaaaaagtctatGTTAATGGGATACAATGAACAAGAGACATTCAGTagaaaatacctgacaaaatataaaatgtaacaaAGGATTAAATAGATCATAAGAAGAGTTCCTAGAACTtgaaaaggcaaatcaaaataataacagtatCATCTATTAGCTCGGCAATAACCTTAAAGATTAGGAATAATCAATGTTAACCAAGTATACACTGAAGGTGGAACATAAATTtgtacagatatttttaaatgcaccTATGCTTTGACTCAGGAAATCCTTTTCAGAATCTAGTCTACAAAAGTCCTTGTACACATGAATATAAATTTGTTAAAATGGACTTTTCAAACTGTCTTCAGTTTAAAAATTTCCCCACTCTCTTGATCAGATTTTCCCTTTTCTGGGTCATTATCCATAagcttaaaacattttatttctccatccaaggcaacaacaacaaaaatctcgaGTTCATATCTCCCTctgttatagtttggattttaAGGTCCACAGGCTAAAGGGTGGTCACCAGCTTAAGGTGCTATCGGAAATGATGGACTCTTTAGAAGAGACAGgatctagtggaaggaagttaggtaacTGGGAAGATATGATGGAAGGGGATATTGGAACCTCCACTCCTCCTCATTGcttgcttcccagccaccatgaggaaAGTGGCTTTTCTCCACCACTCACTTTCCACCATGTTCTGCCTTgctacaggcccaaaagcaacaggatcaagcaaccatggactgaattttctcaaactgtgaaccaaaatacaTCTTTTCTCCTTCTAAGGTGGTTATCTTGAGTATCTGTCACAGCAAGAAAAAGCTTACACACCCTTCAGCCAAAGCCCcactttttctctccctttgcttttattttcctctctccctttcagtACAAATTCCTCAAATGATTCGCTTATACTAATAGTGTCtaattcttcctttcattcttttctagaTCACCCACACAGAGGCCTCCTACTTTTTCACTCAAAACTGCTCATCACAGTCACCTATGCTGCCATGCTATTAAATTCAACACccaattctcagttttcatctTTTGGCATCATTGACTCCTTCCCCTTGGTTTCCAGGACATCATATTTTCTTAGTTCCTCTTTTGCCTCACTGTTTATTTCTTGGTCTCTTTGATATGTCCTTCTTATCCTCAGCTTCTTAACTTTGAAGTGTGCCAAGGCTGACCTTGACTGTCTTCTTCTCTATCTAATTTGCTCCTAGGTGAGCTAAGGGCTTTAAATTACATTAACAAACTGACAAATCCCATGCTTATTTCTCCAGCattgacctcttttttttttaattttttaaaattcatatgtgcatacaatgtttgggtcatttctccccccttcccccaccccctcctttacccccccctttcccctcgctaccaggcagaaactattttgcccttatctctaattttgttgaacagagagtataagcaataataggaaggacctagggtttttgctagttgagataaggatagctatacagggagttgactcgcattgatttcctgtgcatgtgtgttaccttctaggttaattcttcttgaactaaccttttctctatttcctggtccccttctcctattggcctcagttgctttaaagtatctgctttagtttctctgcattgagggcaacaaatgctatctagttttttaggtgtcttacctatcctcatacctcccttgtgtgctctcactttatcatgtgatcaaagtccaatccccttgttctgtttgcccttgatctaatgtccgcatatgagggagaacatacgatttttggtcttttgggccaggctaacctcactcagaatgatgttctccaattccatccatttaccagcaaatgataacatttcattcttcttcatggctgcataaaattccattgtgtatagataccacattttcttaatccattcatcagtagtggggcatcttggctgtttccataacttggctactgtgaatagtgctgcaataaacatgggtgtgcaggtgcctctggagtaacctgtgtcacattcttttgggtatatccccaagagtggtattactggatcaaatggtagatcagtgtctagctttttaagtagcctccaaatttttttccagagtggatgtactagtctacattcccaccagcagtgtaagagggttcctttttccccacatccttgccaacacctgttgttggtggtgttgctaatgatggctattctaaccggagtgaggtagaatcttagtgtggttttaatttgcacttcctttatcaGCACTGACCCTTTCACGGAACTCTACATTTACATTCCCAACTGCTTATTCCTATCTCTAGTTGGATGTctaataaattttcaaatgtaaCTTTTCCAAAGCTCAATTCCTACTCTTGCCTATAGCAGTTTTCCACATCTCATTTCATGGCAACTTTCCAACTGTTCAGACTCCAGATTTCAGAAATATCCATGACTATTTTCTCCCACCTCATCTTTAAAACATATCTAGACTCTAACCCTTCATACTACCTCTGATAGTACCATCCTGGTACAAAGCACCATCATGTCTTGACCAGATGTTCCAGTAACTACCTGAATGACCTCTTGCCTTCCCAGCCAGTCTGTTACCAGGAAAGCAGTGATCActcaaaatgcaaatcaaatcaagTAATGCTTTTGCTCAGAAACTTCCAATGGACTGTCACTTCACTCAGAGTAAAAGATAAGGTCTTCAACAGTAGCCTAAAACAGCTGAACAACATGTTCCCCAACTCCCTGTCACCTTCTGTGACTTCATCTCCTCCCACTCTCCTCTTGCTCACTTAACTCCAACCACAATAGTCTCATAACTGTTCCTTCATCTCATGAGGAACTGCGCCTGCCTCAAGgcctttgtatttcttctccccttcctagaatgtcctcttcctctcctctgccCTCACAATCACCTTCACAGCTCATTATTTCACCTTCACCAGATCTCTGCTCAAATGTCATCTATTAGAGAACCTTTCCAGCCCACCCACTTTAAAAGGCATATCCCTCCCCTCACTCCGTCTCCCTTCCCACCTTACATTACTTATTCAGTAGCATCAGACATATATTtagttcttttattatttattaccaCTTAAGAAGGTGACTATGTAAGAGTAGGAATTTTTAGTCTTTGTTCATAAGTACTACCAATGAACAAAGACCACAAGGTTTATTAACATTTCTGAATGCAAATAAACTACAATAAAATACTAGAAACAATCTAAATATTCATCCCAAGGGAAAGTGCTAAGTGAACTACAGTATTATGCATCCTTGGGACTATTATAGGTCGATTAGCAATAAAGAAATCTAGAAGTAAGTCTATATGTAGTAACACACATGAGAAGTGAAAAAAAGTCATGGAATACTgtacataacataaaatgtgCCTAAtacatactattttttaaaatctgtgcaTGCATATATGTAGGAAAAGAGCTGAAAAGAAGCATACAAAAATAGACATTCtcagagaagagacagagattAGGGAATAGTATCAAAGTGCAATCTTTTAATTACtcattgttt
Protein-coding sequences here:
- the C1d gene encoding nuclear nucleic acid-binding protein C1D is translated as MANEDINEDYPVEIHEYLSTFENSIGAVDEMLKTMMSVSRNELLQKLDPLEQAKVDLVSAYTLNSMFWVYLATQGVNPKEHPVKQELERIRVYMNRVKEITDKKKAAKLDRGAASRFVKNALWEPKPKKASKVANKGKSKN